A stretch of the Tautonia marina genome encodes the following:
- a CDS encoding DUF7133 domain-containing protein, with product MPPCKMLAILLICLGLVPLAKADEADEVAGLRIPPGFVVTEFSGSDLANDIQCMTIDPRGRVIVSGRGYTRILIDDDADGRADRALPFADGPKDGAMGLFWEDDSLYVVGDGGLRRYVDADDDGIADGPSQLILPIKTGGEHDAHAVRRGPDGWLYVMVGNFANVDESYASLPTSPIAKPVAGCLIRIAPDGKGTEIVADGFRNAYDFDFGPEGEIFTFDSDNERCVSLPWYEPTRFYHVVPGGHHGWLGPQQTDLWRLPPEMEDVVPPVAPIDRGSPTGVVCYDHTNFPAHYHNGIFFLDWTFGRVFFARPQPAGASFTAKPEIFLAPSGTEGFAWTDAEVHPHSGELYLSVGGRGTRGAVYRVRFVGDLPNRTGTVVADSAPRSETLPSGVLPEGIPHERLLNAAGSNDAQQRLRALVELKRRHPTVPADLVCSALRPNLDHPDRLLRNASAAIIAKLDPDSRSMLLQQSTTPQARLTIGFGLTLDAPETALALAAEVLGSPNCSASTALSATRLIQVALGGQPNPDLKASVWEGYSAPRDMTTAGPPATTRRLISALITLETPPVSPLDRERTRTLAMLACDDPEALSLVADRLTRTSDPVNDLHHLIVLGRLRAPRSDSVTEHVASALLDLDRKLDARHARRDRNWPLRVSELVEGLFDRDPKLADTMLHHPSFGRPDHALFARVEGFDLPAAAARFLDRADADPDFAWNAEVVAVLAAHPDDRARSTLRSLWGTHGLDDSIVPVLASDPIPEDRARFLSALRSSQTSTLTAALDGLDQLGPRDDPDELVTLIRTLRRIPEGPIRSKIAELLTRATHHPFHNDPTAWTSWFAKAYPDRSNALSGADGVDAAAWSRRFASIDWNAGNAEHGRSVFDRAQCSACHSGNRAVGPDLSGITGRFSRDDLLTAIVQPSRDIADRYRSLVVATENGSIFQGIVIYDAVDSLILQTGPTETISLDGDTIEERRPSDLSLMPAGLIDDLSDQEIADLDAYLRSLSS from the coding sequence ATGCCCCCATGCAAAATGCTTGCAATCCTCTTGATTTGCCTGGGCCTTGTTCCACTTGCAAAGGCCGACGAGGCCGACGAGGTCGCCGGCCTTCGCATTCCCCCCGGCTTCGTCGTCACCGAGTTCTCGGGCAGCGACCTGGCCAACGACATCCAGTGCATGACCATCGACCCCCGAGGCCGGGTCATCGTCTCCGGGCGCGGCTACACCCGCATCCTCATCGATGATGACGCCGACGGCCGCGCCGACCGTGCCCTCCCCTTCGCCGATGGTCCGAAGGATGGAGCGATGGGCCTGTTCTGGGAAGACGACTCCCTTTACGTCGTCGGCGATGGCGGCCTCCGTCGCTACGTCGATGCAGACGACGACGGTATCGCCGATGGCCCTTCCCAACTGATCCTCCCGATCAAGACCGGTGGCGAACACGATGCCCACGCCGTCCGCCGAGGACCCGACGGATGGCTTTATGTCATGGTCGGCAACTTTGCAAACGTCGATGAGTCGTATGCCTCCCTTCCCACCTCTCCCATTGCCAAACCCGTGGCCGGCTGTCTCATTCGGATTGCCCCCGATGGCAAGGGCACCGAGATCGTTGCCGACGGCTTCCGGAATGCCTACGACTTCGACTTCGGGCCCGAGGGCGAGATCTTCACCTTCGACTCCGACAACGAACGCTGCGTTTCCCTCCCCTGGTACGAACCGACTCGCTTCTATCATGTCGTTCCCGGTGGTCATCACGGCTGGCTCGGCCCCCAGCAGACCGACCTCTGGCGCCTCCCTCCCGAGATGGAGGACGTGGTGCCTCCCGTCGCCCCCATCGACCGCGGCTCACCCACCGGGGTTGTCTGCTACGACCACACAAACTTTCCCGCACACTATCACAACGGCATTTTCTTTCTTGATTGGACCTTCGGCCGTGTCTTCTTCGCTCGCCCGCAACCGGCAGGCGCCTCCTTCACCGCCAAGCCCGAGATTTTCCTCGCACCAAGCGGCACCGAAGGCTTTGCCTGGACCGACGCCGAGGTTCACCCGCACTCCGGCGAGCTTTACCTCTCCGTCGGCGGTCGAGGCACTCGCGGCGCGGTCTATCGCGTCCGATTCGTCGGTGATCTTCCGAACCGGACCGGAACCGTGGTTGCGGATTCCGCCCCCCGTTCCGAAACGCTTCCCTCAGGCGTCCTTCCTGAGGGCATCCCTCATGAACGATTGCTCAACGCGGCCGGATCGAACGATGCGCAGCAACGGCTTCGTGCCCTCGTCGAACTGAAGCGCCGACACCCCACCGTTCCCGCTGATTTGGTCTGCTCGGCACTTCGCCCCAACCTCGACCATCCCGACCGCCTCCTTCGCAACGCCTCGGCCGCGATCATCGCCAAACTCGATCCCGACTCCCGGTCGATGCTTCTGCAGCAGTCCACCACCCCGCAAGCGCGACTTACCATCGGGTTTGGTCTCACCCTCGATGCCCCGGAAACCGCCCTCGCCCTCGCCGCCGAGGTACTCGGATCTCCGAATTGCTCGGCCTCCACTGCCCTTTCAGCCACCCGACTCATTCAGGTCGCACTCGGGGGCCAACCCAACCCCGACCTGAAAGCAAGTGTCTGGGAAGGCTATTCCGCTCCCCGAGACATGACTACCGCCGGCCCACCGGCCACGACTCGTCGGCTCATCTCCGCCCTCATCACCCTGGAGACCCCTCCCGTCTCCCCCCTTGATCGGGAGCGGACGCGAACCCTTGCGATGCTCGCTTGCGACGACCCCGAGGCACTCTCACTCGTGGCTGACCGCTTGACCAGGACATCAGATCCTGTCAATGATCTCCACCATTTGATTGTTCTCGGCCGACTCCGTGCCCCTCGGTCGGATTCGGTGACCGAGCACGTGGCGAGCGCTCTGCTCGACCTCGACCGAAAACTCGACGCGAGGCACGCTCGACGCGATCGGAACTGGCCGCTTCGCGTGTCCGAACTGGTCGAGGGGCTTTTCGACCGTGATCCGAAGCTCGCCGACACGATGCTCCATCACCCGTCGTTCGGCCGCCCCGACCATGCCCTGTTTGCCCGCGTCGAGGGGTTCGACCTCCCTGCCGCTGCCGCTCGATTCCTCGATCGAGCCGATGCTGACCCCGATTTTGCCTGGAACGCCGAGGTGGTCGCCGTCCTGGCCGCTCATCCCGACGATCGGGCACGCTCCACGCTTCGATCCCTCTGGGGAACGCACGGTCTGGATGACTCGATCGTGCCCGTCCTGGCAAGCGATCCGATCCCCGAGGATCGTGCCAGGTTCCTCTCAGCCCTGCGATCCTCGCAAACCTCGACCCTGACCGCCGCCCTCGATGGGCTCGATCAGCTCGGCCCGCGCGACGATCCCGACGAACTGGTCACCCTGATCCGTACCCTTCGTCGTATCCCGGAAGGCCCGATCCGGTCGAAGATTGCGGAGCTCCTCACACGCGCAACTCATCATCCGTTTCACAACGACCCCACCGCCTGGACGTCCTGGTTTGCCAAGGCTTACCCCGATCGCTCCAACGCCTTGAGCGGGGCCGACGGAGTTGATGCCGCCGCCTGGTCCCGGCGGTTCGCGTCGATCGACTGGAACGCAGGAAACGCCGAGCACGGCCGATCCGTCTTCGATCGGGCTCAATGCTCCGCATGCCACTCTGGGAACCGGGCCGTCGGCCCCGACCTGAGTGGGATCACCGGCCGATTCTCACGAGACGATCTGCTCACCGCGATCGTCCAACCCTCGCGCGACATCGCCGACCGCTACCGGTCGCTCGTTGTGGCCACTGAGAATGGATCGATCTTTCAGGGAATCGTTATTTACGATGCCGTTGACTCCTTGATCCTTCAAACCGGCCCGACCGAAACCATCTCCCTCGACGGCGACACGATCGAGGAGCGTCGTCCCTCCGACCTTTCCCTCATGCCCGCCGGCCTGATCGACGACCTCTCGGATCAGGAGATCGCCGATCTCGACGCCTACCTGCGCTCCCTCTCCTCCTGA
- a CDS encoding histone deacetylase family protein, translating into MAIYFSDRFVLPLPEWHRFPMAKYARLRDRVERLGLVPPELLREPSAATDLEILRAHEPDYLARAVSGQFHAEEARALGFPWSPQLIERSRRSACATIAAARDVLTGDSFGINLAGGTHHAAPNRCAGYCVFNDSAIAARAMQAEGLARRVLIVDCDVHQGDGTALIFADDPTVFTFSIHGERNYPLRKPPSDLDVPLPDGTGDDAYLAALDAGLAEAIDRARADLAIYLAGADPYQADRFGRMKLTMPGLEARDRLVFDALRSRGIPVAVSMAGGYSEDVEDIVTIHFATVRLAVEGLPG; encoded by the coding sequence GTGGCGATCTACTTCAGTGACCGGTTTGTCTTGCCCCTGCCCGAGTGGCACCGCTTTCCGATGGCCAAGTACGCCCGGCTACGCGATCGCGTCGAACGCCTCGGCCTCGTGCCTCCCGAGCTGCTCCGAGAGCCTTCGGCCGCGACCGACCTGGAAATCCTCCGCGCCCACGAGCCAGACTACCTCGCCCGCGCCGTCTCCGGCCAATTCCATGCCGAGGAAGCCCGGGCGCTCGGCTTCCCCTGGTCGCCTCAGTTGATCGAGCGATCACGGCGATCGGCCTGCGCGACCATCGCCGCCGCCCGAGACGTGCTGACCGGCGACTCGTTCGGAATCAATCTGGCCGGCGGCACCCACCACGCCGCTCCCAACCGCTGCGCCGGCTACTGCGTGTTCAACGACTCGGCCATCGCCGCCCGAGCGATGCAGGCCGAAGGGCTCGCCCGCCGCGTCCTGATCGTCGATTGCGACGTGCACCAGGGAGACGGCACGGCCCTGATCTTCGCCGACGATCCGACCGTCTTCACCTTCTCGATCCACGGCGAACGCAATTACCCCTTGCGCAAGCCTCCCAGCGACCTCGACGTCCCGTTGCCCGACGGCACCGGCGACGACGCCTACCTCGCCGCCCTCGATGCCGGCCTGGCCGAGGCGATCGACCGTGCCCGAGCCGATCTGGCCATCTATCTTGCCGGGGCCGACCCTTACCAGGCCGACCGCTTCGGCCGGATGAAATTGACCATGCCCGGCCTCGAAGCTCGTGATCGCCTCGTCTTCGACGCGCTGCGATCCCGAGGCATTCCCGTCGCCGTGAGCATGGCCGGCGGCTATTCCGAAGATGTCGAGGACATCGTCACCATTCACTTCGCCACCGTGCGGCTGGCGGTTGAGGGCTTGCCCGGCTGA
- the hemL gene encoding glutamate-1-semialdehyde 2,1-aminomutase: protein MDATTPARSKPDYHLDHSHAEFVRAGRVIPGGVNSPARAFGAVGGEPPFMDRADGAYLYDIDGHQYIDYIGSWGPMILGHCRPEVNAAVTDALAKSSSFGAPTVREAEIAEAVVEAVPSIEMVRFVSSGTEAAMSAVRLARGVTGRNKVIKMIGHYHGHVDALLVSAGSAVATLGHPNSPGVTPGAASDTILCPFNDAAAVADAFQRFPDQIAAVLLEPVAGNMGCVPPRPGYLELLRELTEKNGALLFFDEVMTGFRLAYGGAQEHFGITPDVTCLGKIIGGGLPAAAYGSSREVMTHVSPVGPVFQAGTLSGNPLAMAAGLTTLRLLKQENPYPYLESLTARLEEGLRRAATDAKVPHCIQRVGSMITLFFTEGPVHNFDDAKRSDTALFGRFFWELLARGVYFPCSQFEAAFLSAAHTEADIDHTISAAREALKAATH from the coding sequence ATGGACGCCACCACCCCTGCCCGATCGAAGCCCGACTACCACCTCGACCACAGCCATGCCGAGTTCGTCCGCGCCGGCCGGGTGATCCCCGGAGGGGTGAACAGCCCTGCCCGAGCCTTCGGGGCCGTCGGCGGCGAGCCTCCCTTCATGGATCGGGCCGATGGAGCCTACCTGTACGACATCGACGGCCACCAATACATTGACTACATCGGATCGTGGGGGCCGATGATCCTCGGCCACTGCCGACCCGAGGTCAACGCTGCCGTCACCGATGCCCTGGCGAAGTCCTCCAGCTTCGGCGCCCCGACCGTCCGCGAGGCCGAGATTGCCGAGGCCGTGGTTGAGGCCGTCCCCTCGATCGAGATGGTCCGCTTCGTCTCCTCCGGGACCGAGGCCGCCATGTCCGCTGTCCGCCTCGCCCGAGGGGTGACCGGGCGCAATAAAGTCATCAAGATGATCGGGCATTATCATGGGCACGTCGATGCCCTGCTCGTCTCGGCCGGATCGGCGGTCGCCACCCTCGGCCACCCGAACAGCCCCGGTGTCACTCCCGGCGCCGCGAGCGACACCATCCTCTGCCCGTTCAACGATGCCGCCGCCGTGGCCGATGCCTTCCAGCGCTTCCCCGACCAGATTGCCGCCGTCCTCCTCGAACCGGTCGCCGGCAACATGGGATGCGTCCCCCCTCGCCCCGGCTACCTCGAACTGCTCCGCGAGTTGACCGAGAAGAACGGCGCTCTGCTTTTCTTCGATGAGGTGATGACCGGCTTCCGCCTGGCCTACGGTGGTGCCCAGGAGCACTTCGGCATCACCCCCGATGTCACCTGCCTCGGCAAGATCATCGGCGGCGGCCTCCCCGCGGCGGCCTACGGTTCGTCCCGAGAGGTCATGACTCACGTCTCCCCCGTCGGCCCCGTCTTCCAGGCCGGGACCCTCTCCGGCAACCCGCTCGCCATGGCCGCCGGATTGACCACCCTGCGCTTGCTCAAGCAAGAGAACCCTTACCCGTATCTCGAATCGCTCACCGCCCGCCTCGAAGAGGGTCTCCGCCGCGCCGCCACCGATGCCAAGGTCCCACACTGCATCCAGCGTGTCGGCAGCATGATCACCCTCTTCTTCACCGAAGGCCCCGTCCACAACTTCGACGACGCCAAGCGTTCCGATACCGCCCTCTTCGGCCGCTTTTTCTGGGAGCTGCTCGCCCGAGGCGTCTACTTCCCCTGCAGCCAGTTCGAGGCCGCCTTCCTCTCCGCCGCCCACACCGAGGCCGACATCGACCACACCATCTCCGCCGCCCGCGAGGCCCTCAAGGCCGCGACCCATTGA
- a CDS encoding LOG family protein — MRRHLGSTTEAMVQAVCVFCGSSPGADPAYREEAAALGRLLAESGKTLVYGGGSVGLMGVLADAALAHGGKVIGVIPQSLVDREVGHSTLTDLRVVGSMHERKAMMADLADGFLALPGGIGTLEEFFEIWTWGQLGLHRKPFGLLDVEGFYQPMLAFLDCLVEQRFVKPEHRAMLIVARQPVTLLAAMEVYTPPPVPKWINQEST; from the coding sequence ATGCGGCGTCATCTCGGATCAACCACGGAGGCGATGGTGCAAGCGGTCTGCGTGTTTTGTGGGTCAAGTCCGGGGGCCGACCCTGCGTATCGGGAGGAGGCGGCCGCGCTCGGGCGGTTGCTGGCCGAGTCGGGAAAAACCCTCGTGTATGGCGGGGGCAGCGTGGGCCTGATGGGCGTGCTGGCCGACGCGGCGCTGGCGCATGGGGGGAAGGTGATCGGCGTGATTCCGCAATCGCTTGTCGATCGTGAGGTCGGGCACTCCACCCTGACCGATCTCCGCGTGGTTGGCTCGATGCACGAGCGTAAGGCGATGATGGCCGATCTTGCCGACGGATTTCTCGCCCTGCCGGGTGGCATCGGCACGCTGGAGGAGTTCTTCGAGATCTGGACCTGGGGACAGCTTGGCCTGCACCGCAAGCCGTTCGGCCTGCTCGATGTCGAGGGGTTCTATCAACCGATGCTCGCGTTTCTTGATTGTCTGGTCGAGCAGCGGTTCGTCAAGCCCGAACATCGGGCCATGCTGATCGTTGCCCGTCAGCCCGTTACGCTCCTCGCAGCGATGGAAGTCTACACGCCTCCTCCCGTTCCGAAGTGGATCAACCAGGAGTCCACCTGA
- a CDS encoding carbohydrate-binding family 9-like protein: MLVPSLLALLVMSPALLDEEPGPHEFTAAEARGYVAYRTPGPITMDGRLDDPGWKGIPWTEFFLDIEGDVRPRPRFKTRAKMAWDDQFFYIAADLEEPHVWGTLTEHDSVIFYDNDFEVFIDPDGDNHQYYEFEINALNTGWDLRLVKPYRDGGPALNEWEIPGLKTAVHVRGTLNDPTDEDEGWSVEIAMPWNVLGEFTDQPSPPRNGDRWRVNFSRVEWQHLVVDGRYQKVPDTREDNWVWSPQWVIDMHRPERWGDVVFSTDTVGSVTFRPDRARPARDFLHLVYEAQKVFRKEHDRWATSVEEIGFDAGPEPSLTIEATDDGYSASVIVPAAEGEPARRWTISHDSRIISAPVNRPS; this comes from the coding sequence ATGCTGGTTCCGTCGTTGCTTGCCTTGCTCGTGATGTCCCCCGCGCTGCTCGATGAAGAGCCGGGGCCCCATGAGTTCACCGCCGCAGAGGCCCGCGGCTACGTCGCGTACCGGACCCCAGGGCCGATCACGATGGATGGTCGGCTCGATGATCCGGGCTGGAAGGGAATTCCCTGGACCGAGTTTTTCCTCGACATCGAGGGAGATGTTCGCCCTCGCCCTCGGTTCAAGACCCGGGCGAAAATGGCCTGGGACGATCAGTTCTTCTACATTGCGGCGGATCTGGAAGAACCGCACGTCTGGGGAACCCTGACCGAGCATGATTCGGTCATCTTTTATGACAACGACTTCGAGGTCTTCATCGACCCCGATGGCGACAACCACCAGTACTACGAGTTCGAGATCAATGCGCTGAACACCGGCTGGGATCTTCGGCTCGTCAAGCCGTACCGAGACGGCGGCCCCGCGCTGAACGAGTGGGAAATTCCCGGTCTGAAGACGGCCGTGCACGTGCGAGGGACCCTGAACGATCCGACCGACGAGGACGAAGGCTGGTCGGTCGAGATCGCGATGCCCTGGAACGTGCTGGGCGAGTTCACCGATCAGCCGAGCCCTCCCCGAAACGGCGACCGCTGGCGGGTGAACTTCTCCCGGGTCGAGTGGCAGCATTTGGTCGTGGACGGGCGCTATCAGAAGGTGCCGGACACGAGAGAGGATAACTGGGTCTGGTCGCCGCAATGGGTGATCGACATGCACCGCCCCGAGCGCTGGGGCGATGTGGTGTTCTCGACCGATACGGTCGGTTCGGTGACCTTTCGGCCCGATCGCGCCCGTCCAGCTCGCGACTTCCTGCACCTCGTATATGAGGCGCAGAAGGTCTTCCGCAAGGAGCACGACCGCTGGGCCACGTCGGTCGAGGAAATCGGCTTCGACGCCGGCCCCGAACCCTCGCTGACCATCGAGGCGACGGATGACGGCTACTCCGCCTCGGTGATCGTGCCCGCCGCCGAGGGGGAACCGGCCCGACGCTGGACGATCTCCCATGATTCTCGGATCATCAGCGCTCCGGTCAACCGTCCGTCGTGA
- a CDS encoding SMP-30/gluconolactonase/LRE family protein translates to MSIAAFLTGFVLALSGVFPPQDVETIPSVGPTGPMRQVATDFLFTEGPAADTQGNVYFTDVRGNTIYRIDRDGNVSPFLENSEGCNGLMITRDGRLIACQGGGKRIIAIHPDSKEIDVIADSFEGQPFDRPNDLVLDRQGGIYFTDPGIGAVYYIDAERSVHRILTDLPRPNGILLSPDGRTLYVLPSGTPDVLSYVLAAPGKPGEAVVLCQLEQAPGTDARGGDGLTVDDRGVLYLTQPSLGAIQVVAPNGNTLGFIKVPENPSNCAFAGPDFNTLYITARTSVYAVPMEAKGFILAIADDPE, encoded by the coding sequence ATGAGCATCGCCGCATTCCTTACTGGTTTCGTGCTCGCCCTCTCTGGTGTGTTCCCGCCTCAGGACGTTGAGACGATCCCCTCCGTTGGCCCGACCGGCCCCATGCGTCAGGTCGCCACCGACTTTCTCTTTACCGAAGGCCCTGCCGCCGACACCCAAGGGAACGTCTATTTCACGGATGTTCGCGGCAACACCATTTATCGGATCGACCGAGACGGAAATGTCTCCCCCTTCCTGGAAAATTCCGAAGGGTGCAACGGCCTGATGATCACGCGCGACGGCCGTCTCATCGCCTGCCAGGGTGGCGGCAAGCGGATCATCGCCATCCATCCCGACTCGAAGGAAATCGACGTCATCGCCGACTCCTTCGAGGGCCAACCCTTCGACCGCCCGAACGACCTCGTGCTCGACCGCCAGGGAGGGATCTACTTCACCGATCCCGGCATCGGGGCCGTCTATTACATTGACGCCGAACGATCCGTCCATCGCATCCTCACCGACCTCCCCAGGCCCAACGGCATCCTCCTGTCTCCGGACGGTCGTACGCTTTATGTCCTTCCCTCGGGTACACCCGACGTCCTCTCCTATGTGCTCGCCGCACCCGGTAAACCCGGCGAGGCGGTTGTGCTTTGCCAGCTCGAACAGGCTCCCGGCACCGATGCCCGAGGTGGGGACGGTCTGACCGTCGACGATCGAGGCGTCCTTTACCTCACCCAGCCCTCGCTCGGCGCCATCCAGGTCGTCGCCCCCAACGGAAACACCCTCGGCTTCATCAAGGTCCCCGAGAACCCCTCCAACTGCGCCTTCGCCGGCCCTGACTTCAATACCCTCTACATCACGGCCCGCACCTCCGTTTATGCCGTGCCGATGGAGGCAAAGGGCTTCATTCTCGCCATCGCCGACGACCCGGAGTAA
- a CDS encoding Gfo/Idh/MocA family protein, with the protein MKPILRRSFLRGSVTAGLTLGMPRLMLGAGLPASRPNDAVNVAVIGLGSTTAVGGVGGRGHQLINRLRQIDGVNIVALCDVDQDHIDRELEAARNHGETPATHRDLREVLDRQDVDAVIVALPNHWHALATIWACQAGKDVYVEKPFSYDLWEGRQMVAAARKYGRMIQVGTQRRSSQFLRGVFDRLQGGEFGPIRFAHALVYRPRNDIGTVDAPTSPPPTVDYDLWCGPVPNEPLMRKQLHYEWHWFWETGNGEMGNNGIHVIDACRWALGQDQAPPRAMSIGGRFAFNDCGETANTHLALFDFEPAPLICEIRNVVAGDDRSAIGQYRGRSGGILIDCEGGYFAGDTAGGAIYDPQGKRILDLGQGENPGEIEHAHLSNFLDAVRSRKADDLTAEATVGHHSTACCHMANVSHRIGTQASPEAIQAAVSGNAELADAFERCRAYLRSNGVDLADTPATLGPWVTLDAERGRFVGEFAAEANALSKREYREPFVVPELA; encoded by the coding sequence ATGAAGCCAATCCTGCGCCGGAGCTTTCTGAGAGGTTCGGTGACGGCCGGTCTGACGCTGGGAATGCCGCGGCTGATGCTCGGGGCCGGACTTCCGGCGAGCCGTCCGAACGACGCGGTGAATGTTGCGGTCATCGGGCTCGGCTCGACCACGGCGGTCGGGGGGGTGGGGGGCCGAGGACACCAACTGATCAATCGTCTCCGCCAGATCGACGGCGTCAACATCGTCGCCCTCTGCGACGTGGACCAGGACCACATCGACCGGGAGCTGGAGGCGGCCCGCAACCACGGCGAGACACCCGCAACGCACCGCGACCTCCGCGAGGTTCTCGATCGTCAGGATGTCGATGCGGTTATTGTTGCCTTGCCGAACCACTGGCACGCCCTGGCGACAATTTGGGCCTGCCAGGCGGGCAAGGATGTGTATGTCGAGAAGCCGTTTTCGTACGACCTCTGGGAAGGTCGGCAGATGGTGGCGGCGGCTCGCAAGTATGGGCGTATGATTCAGGTCGGCACCCAACGACGGTCGAGCCAGTTTCTCCGTGGGGTCTTCGACCGTCTGCAAGGCGGTGAGTTCGGTCCCATTCGATTCGCCCACGCCCTGGTGTATCGGCCGCGCAACGACATCGGGACGGTCGATGCACCCACCTCGCCGCCGCCCACCGTCGATTACGACCTCTGGTGCGGCCCGGTTCCGAACGAACCCTTGATGCGCAAGCAATTGCACTACGAGTGGCACTGGTTCTGGGAGACCGGCAACGGCGAGATGGGCAACAACGGCATTCATGTGATCGACGCGTGCCGATGGGCTCTGGGGCAGGATCAAGCCCCCCCAAGAGCCATGAGCATCGGCGGCCGATTTGCGTTCAACGACTGCGGCGAGACGGCAAACACCCACCTTGCGCTGTTCGATTTCGAGCCGGCGCCCCTCATCTGTGAGATCCGAAACGTGGTTGCCGGCGACGATCGGAGCGCGATCGGTCAGTATCGGGGCCGGAGCGGTGGAATCCTGATCGACTGCGAGGGGGGATACTTCGCGGGCGACACCGCCGGCGGGGCAATCTACGACCCTCAGGGCAAGAGGATTCTGGACCTCGGGCAGGGTGAGAACCCCGGCGAGATCGAACATGCACATCTCTCCAATTTCCTCGATGCCGTCCGTAGCCGGAAGGCAGACGACCTGACGGCCGAGGCGACCGTGGGGCACCACTCGACGGCCTGCTGCCACATGGCCAATGTCTCGCACCGAATTGGGACACAGGCATCGCCCGAAGCCATTCAGGCCGCGGTCTCGGGCAACGCAGAGCTGGCCGACGCCTTCGAACGCTGCCGAGCCTATCTCCGCAGCAATGGTGTGGACCTGGCCGATACGCCCGCGACCCTCGGACCCTGGGTGACCCTCGACGCGGAGCGGGGCCGCTTCGTCGGCGAGTTTGCCGCCGAGGCCAATGCGCTCTCGAAACGCGAATACCGCGAACCGTTCGTGGTGCCCGAACTGGCCTGA
- a CDS encoding amidase produces MELFPPADATLAGTLDALRSGRTSCREVLERCLDRIDDREREVRAWAFLDREGARAQADQLDADHKAGRPLGPLGGIPIGVKDIIYVAGLPIEYGVPGYVDLLCANLSETEANKLRSYNIPEHDAPIVADLKRRGAIILGKAVTTPYAWIDPPPTRNPWNLDRTPGGSSSGPAAAVACGMCLGALGSQTGGSITRPASFCGIAGFKPTYGSWSTEGVFPLAQSLDHPGPIARTVADLALLANIRATPSEVPLTIGRLRQWFDERTEPAMLDAMEHLTAILTAAGHRVVSSTLPREFPEIAAHHFTILSAEAAVNHRRSLTRSPACYPPRIRKLVEDGKHVSHDDYLAARDFQRLVRGLFESHFDEVDALLTPAALGPAPGPETTGDPAFNSPWSFLGLPTITHPIGLSPDGLPLGLQLIGRAGPEGEADLFGVALRTESALRQAAGAGELPPLPRP; encoded by the coding sequence ATGGAGTTGTTCCCTCCCGCCGACGCCACCCTCGCCGGCACGCTCGACGCCCTCCGCTCCGGTCGCACCTCTTGCCGCGAGGTGCTGGAACGCTGTCTTGATCGGATCGACGATCGTGAGCGCGAGGTCCGTGCCTGGGCCTTCCTCGACCGTGAGGGAGCCCGGGCGCAGGCCGATCAACTCGACGCCGATCACAAGGCCGGACGGCCGCTTGGCCCGCTCGGCGGCATCCCGATCGGCGTGAAGGACATCATCTACGTCGCCGGCTTGCCAATCGAGTACGGCGTCCCCGGCTATGTGGACTTGCTCTGCGCAAATCTCTCGGAAACCGAGGCAAACAAACTTCGCAGTTACAACATTCCCGAGCACGACGCCCCGATCGTCGCCGACCTGAAACGCCGAGGGGCCATCATCCTCGGCAAGGCCGTCACAACCCCGTATGCCTGGATCGATCCTCCCCCGACCCGTAACCCCTGGAACCTCGACCGCACCCCCGGCGGCTCGTCGAGCGGCCCGGCGGCGGCGGTCGCCTGCGGGATGTGCCTGGGTGCCCTGGGGTCCCAGACGGGAGGGTCGATCACCCGTCCTGCGTCCTTCTGCGGCATCGCCGGCTTCAAGCCGACGTATGGAAGTTGGAGCACCGAAGGCGTCTTCCCCCTCGCACAGAGTCTCGACCACCCGGGGCCGATTGCCCGGACGGTCGCCGACCTTGCGCTGCTGGCCAACATTCGCGCCACGCCTTCGGAAGTCCCCCTCACCATCGGCCGTCTGCGCCAGTGGTTCGACGAGCGGACCGAGCCCGCCATGCTCGACGCGATGGAGCACCTCACCGCCATCTTGACAGCCGCCGGCCACCGTGTCGTTTCCTCGACCCTGCCGAGGGAGTTCCCCGAAATCGCCGCGCATCATTTCACCATCCTCTCCGCGGAAGCCGCCGTCAATCACCGCCGGTCACTGACGCGTTCTCCCGCCTGTTATCCCCCCCGCATTCGGAAACTCGTCGAGGACGGCAAGCACGTCTCCCACGACGATTATCTGGCTGCGAGGGATTTCCAGAGGCTCGTTCGCGGCCTTTTCGAGAGCCATTTCGACGAGGTCGATGCCCTGCTCACCCCCGCCGCCCTCGGCCCCGCCCCCGGCCCCGAGACGACCGGCGATCCCGCCTTCAACTCCCCCTGGAGCTTCCTCGGCCTGCCGACAATTACCCACCCGATCGGCCTCTCGCCCGACGGCCTGCCGCTCGGGCTGCAACTGATCGGCCGGGCCGGTCCCGAGGGTGAAGCCGACCTGTTCGGCGTCGCCCTCCGTACCGAGTCCGCCCTTCGCCAGGCCGCCGGCGCCGGCGAACTCCCGCCCTTGCCTCGCCCCTGA